One window of Penaeus chinensis breed Huanghai No. 1 chromosome 34, ASM1920278v2, whole genome shotgun sequence genomic DNA carries:
- the LOC125043560 gene encoding protein unzipped-like — MGMNKANSFPFRLMLAAAACVSCARGNMDMSKIRREGGATITSSTLAWVHVSEGMHTAHAVLVAEDDPATVWCRAEKHGTFVAGAMHGGVCSVPFLGKVLRVEGDFEVLVSVNGSAKVRYVQWDRYMAPPHNAVAAHAKRFLAVREDKNSFPQAGFLAPQERRAHLVAGADVVRVDNAMVLVEDEPVSYDLRGITLDGYINVSNVETVLAEALLLNPGPSRQRVVEEREVVVKQLSYWGSVKGTYVGLPSHVVSPPPETEEHELVWGIQNEFDRMQRQILEYDLPPGTGVRVHLIGTVRTTEAPYNGKLTTTYKDGSQVSRVIEGLHMDQRLVLLSANYSSPYYIHNNTVLSIPAQKTMLYSSTTTTTTTTTTTTTTPEPPKMSMVGPEKPKSDSLSTTSQHDVPLEADSGAAQLAVWPALAALLSLAAARA; from the coding sequence GTTGATGCTGGCGGCCGCGGCGTGCGTGTCCTGCGCGAGAGGAAACATGGATATGTCCAAGATTCGACGCGAAGGCGGCGCTACCATCACTTCCTCGACGCTGGCCTGGGTGCACGTGAGCGAGGGAATGCACACGGCACACGCAGTACTGGTTGCAGAAGATGATCCCGCTACAGTGTGGTGTCGTGCCGAGAAACACGGCACGTTTGTGGCCGGAGCCATGCACGGCGGAGTGTGCTCCGTGCCTTTCCTCGGCAAAGTGCTGCGCGTGGAGGGCGACTTCGAGGTGTTGGTGTCCGTGAATGGTTCCGCGAAGGTGAGGTACGTGCAGTGGGACCGCTACATGGCCCCCCCTCACAACGCCGTGGCTGCACATGCGAAACGCTTCTTGGCGGTGCGCGAAGACAAGAACAGCTTCCCGCAAGCAGGCTTCCTGGCGCCGCAGGAGCGTCGCGCCCACCTGGTCGCTGGCGCCGACGTCGTCCGCGTGGACAATGCCATGGTGCTCGTGGAGGACGAACCCGTGTCCTACGACCTGCGAGGCATCACTTTGGACGGCTATATCAACGTCTCGAATGTGGAAACTGTGCTGGCAGAGGCCCTGCTGCTCAACCCTGGCCCCTCCCGTCAGCGCGTGGTGGAGGAGCGCGAGGTGGTGGTGAAGCAGTTGTCGTACTGGGGCAGCGTCAAGGGCACCTACGTCGGCCTGCCCTCGCACGTGGTGTCACCGCCGCCCGAGACCGAGGAGCACGAACTGGTCTGGGGCATCCAGAATGAGTTCGACCGGATGCAGCGACAGATCCTGGAGTACGACCTCCCCCCTGGCACGGGCGTCAGGGTCCATCTTATCGGGACCGTGCGCACGACGGAGGCACCCTACAACGGCAAACTGACCACCACGTACAAGGACGGGAGCCAGGTCTCGCGCGTCATCGAGGGCCTTCACATGGACCAGCGGCTGGTGCTGCTCAGCGCCAACTACTCCTCCCCGTACTACATTCACAACAACACCGTGCTCAGCATCCCCGCGCAAAAAACGATGCTCTACAgctccaccaccacgaccaccaccaccacaacaaccaccactaccacccccGAGCCTCCTAAGATGTCCATGGTTGGGCCGGAGAAGCCGAAGAGCGACTCCCTGAGCACCACGTCCCAGCACGACGTGCCCCTGGAGGCCGACAGCGGCGCAGCTCAGCTCGCCGTGTGGCCCGCGCTGGCCGCCCTGCTGTCCCTGGCCGCCGCTCGCGCCTGA